TGGAGTAACTACGAAAGAGAATCTTTTAGATACTGCAGAACGATTGTTCGCAGAGAGGGGAGTCAAAGAGACATCCGTAAGGGATATCACTAAAGCCGCAGGGTCTCATTTGGCTTCGGTTAATTATCACTTTAGTACAAAGTATGGACTGATTCGAGCCGTTATTTCCAGGAGAATAGAGCCCCTGAAGAAGAGACGCTTCGAACTCTTGGATTCATATGAGGCAGAGGCGGGCGATAATCCTGTGCCCGTTGAAAAGATTATTTATGCACTTGTTGCCCCGGGCATGGAGCTTTATCTGGAAAACCCTCATTTTCTCCGTTTCGCAGGACGTATGGTATCCGATCCTGATAAGGAGATTCGGCGAATCTTTGTGTCTGAGCTGGATCCGGTCTTTTTCAGGGTTAAGGATTTATTGAAAAGGGTGCTACCAGAAACGCCCGAGGCCGAGATTATGTGGAGAATACATTTCACGATTGGAGCGATGGTCCATACATGGACAAACCATTTCGATCTAGAATTGCGATCGGGCGGTGTCTGTAATATCACGAACGAGAAGGAAATTATTGATCGAATTGTGAGTTTTTGCGCTGCCGGGATTAGGGCACCGCTGAATAAACAATTGGGAGCTGTATGAAGAATTAAAGCAGTCAAATAATTCATTACAAATGTAGGTTAGGGGGACAGTAAAATGTTACGAGATACTAAATTAGGGGAAATTTTCGATGAAATTGCCAAGATCCAGTTTGATTCATTTGATGAAGAATTTTCATCCTTCGAATCCGATGTAGATATCAAGAGTGAGTCTGAGATCGATTTTGAAACGTTTGATAGGATGGAAAGAACAGAGAAAGGAGATGGATTCGCAAATAATGATCTCAGACTTATAAATGCGTATTTTAAAGAAGTTGGCACAGTGCCCCTGCTCAGCCATAAAAAGGAGCTTGAAGTCGCCGCTAAGATCAAGAAATGTGAAGAGATGGCTGAAGGGGTCAAACGTCTGATACGGAAAGAATATGGCAGAAACATTGATGCCGCGAGAATTCCTCAGGAATCAATGTCTTTTTCTGGTACCGGCTCAAGCCACTCTGAAGGTTACCCTTGTTCAAAAAAGCTCGTGAGATTATTTAAGCTGTTGGAGGTTTTTTCAAAAAAAGCCATTCAATACAGAAATGGATTTATTAATGCAAACCTGAGGCTTGTAGCAAGTATTGCAAAGAAATACGAAGGGCGGGGTGTTCCATTTCTTGATTTGCTTCAAGAGGGAAACCTCGGCCTTATAACCGCGGTTATGAAATTTGATTATAAGAAGGGCTACAGGTTTTCCACTTATGCGTGTTGGTGGATAACACAGGCCATGACCAGAGCTATCTACTGTCAGACACGAACGGTGAAGATACCTGCCTATGTATTAGAAAAATCCGGAAGGATTAGAGAAGCGCGAGCTCGACTTGAGAAGAGAATTGGAAGGAGGCCAATTGCTGAAGATATTGCAAGAGAAGTAGATATGTCCGTGAAGGCTGTAAGCAGAGCACTGAAGGCAAGTGAAAACGTGCTTTGCCTTGATTCACCTGTTATAGGGCGTGAAGGCACGACATTCATGGATATTTTTAAAGATCAAGAATTCCGTCCCCCTGATTCTCTGATTGCTAAAGCTCTGGTCCCAAAGAGTGTTGACGATGCGCTTAAGGTGCTCGATAGCAGAGAAAGGGAGATTATCAAGATGAGGTTTGGGATAGGTTTTGACACTAATTATACATTGGAGAAAATAGGAATAAGACTAAACTTAACAAAAGAACGGGTAAGGCAAATTGAGAGACATGCGCTCAGAAGGCTTAGAAGGTCAAAATCGGCCAACACGCTAAGGAGTTTGATTGAAGCCTGAGAGATGGTGTTTGTTACAATATTTGCCTGAGATTCTCTATAACGGAATTCATGACGCAATGCCTTGTGAGGCAGAGTATAAATTACGGATCCTTGGTAAGTATATTGAGATTTCCGATGTTATCCATCTGATCCCTTATCCATTGTCGCCTGTTGTTCACATACGAAGAGGGACTAACAGGAGACATTCTGCGCGGGCTTGGCAGGATAGCGGCTAATAGTGCCGCTTCATCTTTTGTGAGTTTGGCAGATGGCTTGTCAAAGTAAACCCGTGATGCCCTTTCGGCCCCATATATACCTTTTCCCATCTCAACTACGTTGAGATACACCTCAAGTATTCGTTTCTTACTCCAGAATGTCTCAATCAAGACCGTGAAATAGGCTTCTGCCCCCTTTCGAAGCCAGGAACGTTCTGGCCAGAGGAATACATTTTTTGCTACCTGTTGAGTTATCGTGCTGGCGCCTTTAACCCTATCATCGCTTATGTTATTGATTGCCGCCCCCCTGATGGCATTGAAATCAAAACCGTGGTGTTCGAAAAATTTCTGATCTTCAGAAGCTACTACTGCCAGCGCCATGTTGTCTGAAATTGAATCATAGTCCTTCCAGGTCTTAAGGATTCTTCTACTTTGACCGTCGCTTTCAAGATACCGTATCACCATTAAAGGCGTGATGGGTGGGTTTACATACCTGTAAAGAAGAACCCAAGAGGTCGTGATGATGAGGAGAAGTAGAATGATTTTCAATATGAATCGAGAAATATTCTTGACGAGCTTTTTCATGGAAATAAAAACTTTGAGTTTATTTTACTCTGAGTCTGAGAATTAAAATAACCAGTTCAGCTAGGTTTTGGAAGCAACTTTCGTTTTATAATTTTAACTAGCAACTTCCCTTTAGCTTGTTGCAGGGTTACCGATGAGTCATTGCAAAGGACTGAAAGGACCGAAGCAATCTCTCTCTTTTTGGATCGCCACAAGTCTATGCCCTTCGAGAAGACAAATGAGAAACAACATAGAAATGTATTTTCCCTTTTCATCAGCACATAAATAAACATTCTCTTCAGTCGCCGCGAGGGCTACTGAGAGAAATCGAATGGGACGAAGGAATCTCAAAAAAAGAAGATGTTGCAGGGAGTTTGCACTTAGCGTTAGCTCCCGGGTATCGTAGAACGAATATGGGGTCACGGCACTAAACTAGACATTTTTTGAAATTTGTAATTTTCAACCCTCCTTTCAAATATGGGTCTATACTTAGGTTAAACATCTATTGGTTTATAGACTCAAAATATTTAAGTAGAAAGATGTGGAGATAAATTTTTAGAATGAAAAGCCTTTCAAAGTATAGTTTGTTACTATTAATTTTTTCTGTTTTTTTCAAGCCCGACGATTTAATTGCAATTGGAGAAAACTATGACGAACTGGGGTTTAAAAAGAATAAAACCTATGTGAAATTTTCTCCCGAGGAATACGTAAATATTTTTTCTGGAAACCTATTACTAACACATACCGATGTCATTTTACCCGGCAATGGCGGCTTTGATCTTAAAATTCAACGAACTTACAATAGTAAGTTATACGCAGATTTCACCAATATAGATAATCCTACAATTGCTGGCTTAACATTAGGCAGCTTGGGTTTAGGCTGGGACATGCATTTTGGAAGGATCAGCGATTATGGATTGACTGTTGTTAATGATCCAAATGAATTTTTTCTACAGATGCCAGATGGTTCTATTCACCCCATATACAACAATGACCACCCAAATATAAATTCACATGTTAACAGCACCTATATAACTGAGGATTTTTGGAAGATAGATTATGATCAGGCTAATGATCGGTATGTCATGACCCTAACCGATGGGACTGAATATACATTTAGCCGGCGTGTCACCAATGGCTTTTCATATAGTTTCCTATATGTAACTTCGATAAGAGACAAGAATGGCAACGAGATAACAATTGAATACTACGATTGCTGTAATATGAGTAATAATGATCCTGACACCGGTATCATCAGTACATGTCCTGATACAAATCTCGCTTCTAAGACACGACATATTAAAACAGTGACTGATAGTGTGGGAAGAGTAATCGATTTCGCCATGCTCAATAGCTCATGTCGGGGCAATGCAATCAGTTCGATTGACGCGAATGGAAATGTTTATAATTATCATTATTTTCCCGGAGATGATAGTCCATCTACTACCTGGTTACATTGGGATGGAGGATCAGGACGTCTTTTGATGGAGGTCCAGCCTCCAATAGGACCAAGCTGGCAATATTTCTACGATGTTGATCCAAACGACAGCGAACCTGATGGTGAGTTGATTTCAGTTACATATCCCTCAGGAGGTGTTGCCCAATATGATTATGAAACTATTGTATTGGACCTTTTAAATTCTCCAAGCGCAACTTCGCCGGTCCAGTTTCGGATGATAACGTCCAGAACTACATCCGGACGAAATATAACCTCCGGGACATGGGTGTTTGATTATGATCCGCTAAACCTTCAAGACATCACTACCGTTACTGATTCCTGTGGCAATAAAGAAGTTTATAAGTTTTTTGGCTTGAGAACGGGTTCGTTTAATGGTGGGTGGAGCATAGGTTTGCTCAATAATAAGGAAGTAAGGGATAGCGTTAATCTTATCTTCCAGACTGATAATAATATGTGGACTTCATATCGAATCTCTAATGATGGGATTGATCCGATTGCCTCGACAACGGGGATATTTTTACCACTTTTAGATGGAGAGACTATAACTAGGGATGGTGTCGATTACCTTACCGATTTTACCTACAACAGATTTTATGACTCGCCAACTCAAATTGCGGAAACGGGTGAAATTTCAAGAACCACAGACATTACATATTTTGAAGATCTTGCCGCCGGAAACTATATAATCGGTAAGCCTCTAATAACGACCTTTACATTCGGTACTGAATCAAAAACGATTTCCAACACTTACGATATTAGTGGGAACCTGCTTTCTGAAGATAACTTTGGAGTCATTACCGAATTCTCCTATCATCCGGATGGAAATCTAGAATGGCAGCGAAACGCAAGAGGGTTCTATTCAAATTTTGATCAATACAGTTTTGGGGTTGCCGGACGAATAAGATTGGGTTCGTCTGACGATCTGGCAACCGATCCGGCAATAATTGAGTCAAGAACGATCAATTGGGAAGGAACGATTTCGAGCTTTACTAACGGGAGGGGGCATACCACTTCGTATACTTATGATGGTTTAAACAGATTAACTTCTATGACGCCTCCTCCAAGTGGCGAGGCGCAAACAACGATTGAATACGACAACCTCAGCGCTCAGTCGATGATAATTCGAAAAATCGATTCGTTTGTTCAACACTTTCTCGATGGTTTTGGCAGGCCAATCGGTGCCCTGTCTACAACCGGTGTACAAACTGAAATCGATTATGATGCGTGCGGCCGCAAGGTATATGAGTCACTTCCTTTTGACCTGGTAACTCCCAATGTTGGAGAAAGCTTTACCTACGATCCCCTTGGCAGGATGAAAAGCATGACACATCCGGATAGTACAAAAATAGATTTGTCCTATTCGGAAAATTCAGTAACCGTCAAGAATGAACGAAACATAAATACGACTTTAAATTATGCCTCCTTCGGTGATCCCGATGAAAAAAGACTGAGCAGTGTATTAGATGCGAACAATAATACGACCTCTTATGAATACGATCTTCTGGGAAATATCACGAGGGTGGATTCACCTCAAGGCAACGATCGAGTCTTTACATCTAATTCCAAGAACTTCCTCATTTCTGAGAGCCATCCTGAGAGCGGAACAACTATGTTTGGCCATGACGAGATTGGAAATGTTACATCTAAAACAAATGCCGATGGCAAAGCTATCGGCTTTGAATATGATCGTCTTAATCGTTTGACGTTAGTTGACCACCCTACCGGGGAAGATGATGTTATTCTTGACTATGATGATGCAAGCAACAGGACACTTATGGAAAGCGGCTCTGCCAGTTACTCATACGCCTTCCAGTATGACCAGTCAAACAGGCTAACAAGACAGGATGTCAATATCGGAGGCGTAAGCTATAGTGTTGACTTTATATACGACGGGAAAAATAATCTTATCCTGTCGATATACCCTTCAGGCGAGGTTGTAGATTACAACTACGATGCGGATGGCAGGATACTCCATATCCCACCGGTAGCCGGCAATTTTGCGTACCATGCTTCCGGGGCCCCAGTTCACTTCGATAATGAAATCGGCGTTTCCTCGGATTTCACATATGACAATCGCAGCCGTCTAAAGACCCTACAAGTATCACGAACATTCCCATATCTACTGGTGAGTAAAGAGGGTTTGGGAGGTGGTACGGTAACAAGTAATCCCCTTGGAATAGACTGCGGCAGTGATTGTGCATTCCTCTCGGGTGCTGAAGGAACGGAAATAACACTTACAGCAACGCCTGATCCGGATTCAAATTTTGTTAGCTGGGGAGGGGACCCCGATTGTACCGATGGTATGGTAACGATGATGGGTACAAAGGTGTGTATGGCGACATTTGCATTAAAAGCTAGCCAGGAAA
The Thermodesulfobacteriota bacterium DNA segment above includes these coding regions:
- a CDS encoding sigma-70 family RNA polymerase sigma factor, with product MLRDTKLGEIFDEIAKIQFDSFDEEFSSFESDVDIKSESEIDFETFDRMERTEKGDGFANNDLRLINAYFKEVGTVPLLSHKKELEVAAKIKKCEEMAEGVKRLIRKEYGRNIDAARIPQESMSFSGTGSSHSEGYPCSKKLVRLFKLLEVFSKKAIQYRNGFINANLRLVASIAKKYEGRGVPFLDLLQEGNLGLITAVMKFDYKKGYRFSTYACWWITQAMTRAIYCQTRTVKIPAYVLEKSGRIREARARLEKRIGRRPIAEDIAREVDMSVKAVSRALKASENVLCLDSPVIGREGTTFMDIFKDQEFRPPDSLIAKALVPKSVDDALKVLDSREREIIKMRFGIGFDTNYTLEKIGIRLNLTKERVRQIERHALRRLRRSKSANTLRSLIEA
- the mtgA gene encoding monofunctional biosynthetic peptidoglycan transglycosylase is translated as MKKLVKNISRFILKIILLLLIITTSWVLLYRYVNPPITPLMVIRYLESDGQSRRILKTWKDYDSISDNMALAVVASEDQKFFEHHGFDFNAIRGAAINNISDDRVKGASTITQQVAKNVFLWPERSWLRKGAEAYFTVLIETFWSKKRILEVYLNVVEMGKGIYGAERASRVYFDKPSAKLTKDEAALLAAILPSPRRMSPVSPSSYVNNRRQWIRDQMDNIGNLNILTKDP
- a CDS encoding TetR/AcrR family transcriptional regulator, which translates into the protein MSGVTTKENLLDTAERLFAERGVKETSVRDITKAAGSHLASVNYHFSTKYGLIRAVISRRIEPLKKRRFELLDSYEAEAGDNPVPVEKIIYALVAPGMELYLENPHFLRFAGRMVSDPDKEIRRIFVSELDPVFFRVKDLLKRVLPETPEAEIMWRIHFTIGAMVHTWTNHFDLELRSGGVCNITNEKEIIDRIVSFCAAGIRAPLNKQLGAV